The following are encoded together in the Kwoniella europaea PYCC6329 chromosome 1, complete sequence genome:
- a CDS encoding 5-formyltetrahydrofolate cyclo-ligase, with the protein MSTQAAFALKASLRKSMLRTLKGMSDGEVEKQSQAVFRILLDQPFFKEAKSIGCYLSMKHGELRTNGIVDHILKRGSTLYTPFIPPPPSRSPEAQRSSSSQDMRMLRLYSSSDLERCPLDKWGILDPGETRNDVEGEDREDVMNRSSPPLDLILVPGVAFDEECNRLGRGKAYYDRFLLSYTSKRPSPLLVALALSPQILEASERVPTTEHDFRLDGVISPEGVVWREKK; encoded by the exons ATGTCGACCCAAGCAGCTTTCGCACTCAAGGCGTCTTTGCGGAAATCGATGCTGAGGACTTTGAAAGGTATGTCAGATGGTGAAGTGGAAAAGCAAT CACAAGCGGTATTCAGAATACTTCTCGatcaacctttcttcaaAGAAGCGAAATCGATAGGTTGTTATTTGAGCATGAAGCATGGAGAACTAAGGACGAATGGGATTGTGGATCATATCCTGAAGAGAG GCTCAACATTATATACTCCCTTCATCCCACCACCGCCATCACGAAGCCCTGAGGCCCAGcgttcatcgtcatcacagGATATGAGAATGTTACGATTGTACTCGTCATCTGATCTGGAGCGATGTCCATTGGATAAATGGGGTATTTTAGATCCGGGAGAGACGCGGAATGAcgtagaaggagaagataggGAGGATG TGATGAATCGTTCTTCTCCACCGCTCGATCTCATCTTAGTACCTGGTGTGGCTTTCGACGAGGAATGCAACAGG CTGGGGAGAGGTAAAGCATATTACGATCGGTTTTTGTTGTCCTACACGTCGAAAAGACCGTCCCCGTTACTCG TTGCTCTGGCATTATCTCCCCAGATATTGGAGGCGAGTGAAAGAGTGCCTACGACCGAACATGACTTCCGATTGGATGGGGTCATCTCACCCGAAGGTGTAGTTtggagggagaagaagtaa